CGCAGTGATCCGCCTCTTCCACTTCAATTCCGCATACCTTACATCGGTAGGAAAGCTGAATGGTCCCGCCGATCAGAGTATCGAGAACATTGCCAAAAAATCCGGCAATGCCCACAGCCAAGAAGACGATAAAGGCCCGGCCGCCATGAAAAAACAGTATTGCCCCTGCCACACTGATCACAAAAGAACCCAGTGCGGCTGCCGTGAGCCCAAGGGGAGACACCGCGCCCGATATTCCTTTTTCTACCCGTTGTCTTCGGAGGATATGATATGGTTTTGCTCTAGAGAGGACTCCCACTTCAGATGCCCAAGTATCAGCTGCGGCTTCTGCCAAACTGCCGAGCAAGAGAAGCAGCCAAAAAGGATGCGGAAACATTAAATAGCCTGCTCCTGCAAAAAACGCGCCGCCTCCATTCGCAAAGACCTGTCCCGCATCTCTCCCTTTTGATTCTTTTACGAGTGTTCTTATCTGCTGCTTTTTCACTTTTTCCCATTTACTTAAAAGTGAGGAGCTGATAAAGAAAAGAAGGAGTATGCTCAGCCCGCTGAAACCAAAAGCCCCATAAACAACCATACCCATTCCCCAGCTGGCAATCGCTCCGCTCAGTGTGAGCATTTTAAGTTTAAAGGCTGCAAAAACAAAGCAGCCCAGGATGATGCCAAAGACGAACCATCCCATCAGAATTCCGCCTTATGAACACCTAGATCTGATACAATCCATTGGACAGGAATATCGAACGGTTCAACAGGTATCGAATGTGAGAGCTGAAAGTCGAAAGCCAAAGAAACCGTATTTCCTTCATAGGATGCCAGGTACCTGTCATAAAATCCGCCGCCAAAACCGATGCGGTAACCTTCTGGACTAAAGATCAAGCCAGGTACGATCATCAACTCGATATTATAAGCAGAAGAAAGCTGAGTTTTGGAACGAATCGGTTCATAAAGGTCCATGTATACATTTTCAAGGTCCTCAAAAGAGGTGATCTTATAAAAATCCATCGCCCTCTCCCCATCAGTGCTGCACTTTGGAACACTCACTTCTTTTCCTTCGACCCATGCTTTTTTTATAATCTCCCGGGTATCTACTTCAAATCCCCTCGAAATCGTAATCCCGATATGCTTCGCGTTCGACCATAACGGCATGTTGAATAACTGCCTGGCAATATCTTTACTCTTCGTTTTATGTAACGTTGAGTCCAGGGACAGCAGTTTGTTTTTCATTTCTTTTCTTAAGTTCTTCTTCTCCATACCGCATCTCCTCTTAAAAATCATTCTCATTCTTATTTTACCAGTTACCTGTCTAACGGCAACTGTATACTTACTGTTATTCCCTGCATCAAAACTTCCTCCATACAGCAAGGACTGCCGTTATCATTACGTTTTTTTATTTTCATTTTAATTCCCTGAAGAAGTGATGAAGAGAAAAAAAACGGAAATAAAAAAGCCACCTAATCCCTTGTCTACCAAGGGTTTAGGTGGCTTTTCCTTACATTACTTCGTTTCACGGTGCAATGTATATTTTTTTAGTCTTGGGCTGTACTTTTTAAGCTCTAAGCGCTCTGGGTTATTACGTTTGTTTTTCTTCGTAATATAGTTGCGATCACCAGTTTCAGTGCAAGCAAGAGTGATGTTTACACGCATGTATTTTCCCTCCAAACCTTAACCATTACAATAATGGCGTACTGCTTTGATTGATTTGTTTCCAAATTAATTCATACTTTAATATAATACCAGACACATTTAATTTCAGCAAGTGCATTTTATTCAAGACGTTCATAAGCTTGAATATAATCGACAACGACATCCACGAAGGTCGCGTGGGACCATGTTAATGGGGCGACGGACAGCGGTTCACCAGAGAATGGATGCAGCTGCTCAGGCAGAACTCCGCTTGAAAATGCGTGGGAGACCACCCAGTGCAAGTATTCCCTGCATTGCTTGAGGCCGTTCCGGTCAACGGCTGCAGCAATTTTCCATTTCGCAAGCCACAGTGTACAGATTAGCCAAGGATTGCCTGGCACCTTCTCCACTTCATGGGTCTGCTGAAAATAATAATCGTTAAAATACCGTGCGACTCCGCCAATCGGTGTTTTGATATACAGCTCCCGCTCAATCGCCTCCATCGTAGACTGCACTCTTCCATCATTGACGGAAAAAACACCGAATGCAAACAAGCCGTACATGCTGCTTTCTATCGTATAATCTTTTGTTATTTCCCGATTTTCCTCGTTCAAGTAAATTCCCCGGAGGAACCGGCCGGCTTCTTGATCGTAAAGATGGTTCTCCATTCCTTTTTTTACGCGCTCTGCTCCCGCTTTGTACCTTGCAGCCCTGTCATCTTCCCCAAATAAAAGAGCAAAAGAGTGAGCTGCCATCAAACCTCCGTAAACAGCCGAGCACGTAAACGAAAAGATTCCCCTTCTTTCTTCCCACAGGTCATAAGACGGATTGGGCAGATCAAGCTCTTCATCCATGAACTGAAGAAGAAAACGGGCACCCGGCCTTACAAGCGATCGGTAAAGAGATTGGGCAAATTCGATATCCCCGGTCTCTTTGTAGTGCTCCCAAAACGCCCATAATACGAGTGCCGTTTCATCCTCTTGTATCGGCAGCTGTTCTTTCCCGTCTTTTCCGACAGTCGGATGCCAGCTTGAACCGATCGATCCGTCCGGATTGTATTTATGGTGCAGAAATCCTTCTTTCGTCAGCACCTCTGCACACCTTCTATAGAAATTTTTCACCATCCCCTGATAGCCGGCTTTGGCGATTGCCGCTGCCACAAGTGCGCCGTCCCTCGGCCACATGTAGCTGTAATGATCCCGGTTATATTGCTGGATATCAGAATCATTGGCAGCCATGATATAGCCATTTTCATTTGTCTGAGTCCGGACAATGAGCAGGCTCCGTTTATACAGAGCTAAAATCTCTTCCTCCAGATCTGTATCTGGAAGCGGTGATTTATTCGCCCATCTCCTCCAGTAGATCATGATCTTATCAATAGTCAATGATGGTCCGATTTCTTTGATGTATTCGTTCAGTGCAAGGATCTCTTCCCTGTTCCTTCCAATGGTCATCCAATAAAAGGCTTCAACGGTTTCTTCCCCTCGAACTTCATGTTCCACAGAAAAGGTGCTGTCTACAGATCCCTGGGCGATCGGATTAATGTGCAGCGATCCATCCTCGGCATCCTTCCATGTTCCTTCAGCGCTTTGGAACCGTTTGATTCCTGTCGTATACTGTGATATGCCGTTATCTCCAAAAAGAGCATTAAACAAAAAATAGCGATTCTTTTTGTAATGGATAATAGACCTTGAATCCGGGGCGTAAAAAGCAGTATCTCCAACCTCTGTCTCATAAATATTTAAATCCTGATGAAAAAAGAGCCGGATTTTCTTTTCCTTCTTCGAGGTGTTCGTCACTTTTATTCGGCGCAAAAACATATTTTCACGCTGATGAACACCGTCTTCAAATACAAGGCGAATGCCCATCTGTTTGTTTTCAGCCGTACAGCAGGTTACAAGAGAATCTTTATGATAGTCCGTATGGACGCTCCAGAGTTCCGAAGACAGCCAGGAGAAATGGCCATCTGACCATATCCCCACTTTGTTTGCGTGTCCCTGAACGTGATTTTGCTGTCCGACATAAGGATAATAAATGTCTCTAATCTGAAGGTGCTGATCAATGTTTACGAGAATTTTTCCGTTTCCGGCTACAAGCTGCCTCGGCATGATCCATTAAACCTTCTGATACAGCCGGATTTTATCGATGAACTCGGCTGCAGCTTCTTTCGCCTGATCCATGTTCGATCCCTGCGAATACACAGTGAAGACCGGCTGTTCTACGTCCGGAAGAATCAGTGTCCAGCCGCCTTCAGGATGAAAGACTTTGATGCCGTCGACGAGTTCCACATTATTATCACGGATATCCTCCATAAGCTTTCTCATGACTTTTCCTTTTTTATCCCATGGACAAGGAACATACTCTCTCAGCATATTCACATTTGGGAGCAACCCTACTAGTTCTGACAGTGTGATCTTCTGGGTAGCCATCATCTCCAGGATGTGAATGAGGGCAAACTGGGCGTCATACTGAAAATTCATCACCCCGCTGCCGACTTCCATAATGGATCGGGGATTGGCTTTCGTGCGGATGAGCCTTCCGTTCAAACGGCCGGCCAGGCTGTCAAGGTCAGAAGAACCATAGACCGGGATGGCCATTTCGTTTTGTTTTCCTTCGTAAAACGTCACGAGAACATATAGAGAAAGCATCGTTTCCTCATCGAGCAGTTTTCCAGACTCCGTGATCAGGCTGAGCGTTTCTCCGGCCTCGCCGACAAGAATCCCAAGATTGGCATTCGTCACTCTGACAAAGGAAGCCATTTCCTCAGGTCCCGTCTCAGATGGAACGGTCAAGAACTCACAATCCAATTTATGAAAAAGGATAGGAATAAAGCTGAGATACGGCTGGTGATTATAGTTTACAACGATTCGAAACTTTGAATTTCTGATTCTTTTTTTATTGACGGTCTGTAAAAGGGCTTCAATATACTCTTCGTTTTTATAATTGTTGTAGGTACCTTTGCCGATCATGTCAAAAGCGGCACGTCGGTAATCTTCTTGCCAATAAGCATTCTCGATCTTCCGTTCCTGATCAGGATGGATCGGCAGGCCTTTGTGGTCATAGAACTCGATAAACACTTGCTTTTCTCCGCCTCTGTTTGAAAAACGGATGTAGACACCGCCCTGAAGATTATCCATCTCAATCGCAAAACGGACGACAGGAGCTACCGTAGGGCTCGTATCAAGTGTATTTACCCCTGATGACAACAATCCCTGGATAAAGGCCTGTTTAATCATTCCGGAGAAAGAATGAGAATCACTGGCGATCGCGATGTTGGATCCGTGAGGCAGCACAGCTCCATACGCAGAAGCAAGCCTTGCGATATAATCAGGTGTGATCTCTACATTGGCGATCCCTGAGACCCCGCGGCTGCCGAACAATGACTTGGTCGCTTTTCTTCCCCAGATCAATGAAGTATGCACAAGTGCTTCATCGTAGATCTCTTTTTCCGGCCAGATTTTCACTTCCGGCTTTAAAGTGGAGCGTTTTCCGATCTTGCAATGATTGCCGACAACAGCATGCTCATAGATCGCTGCTCCCTGCTCGACCATCGTTCCATTTGCAATGGTTGCACCCCTCAGCTCGCTTTCAGATCCCACATAAACATCATGCCAAAGAATGCTTTTCTTTAATGACGCTTTAGAAGAAATGACATTATTCCGTCCAATGACAGAATAACTTTTTATATCCGCTCCTGCCCTGACGACTGTTCCATCCGCAATATGTACCGGCCGTTCCAGTTTTGCGCCGTCTTCAATGACAACATTGTTCCCGACCCAGATTCCCTGGTCGATCTCATGCCCTGAGAACGGCAGGTTGACAAGGCCATCCAGCATGTCTCGGTGTGATTGCCGGTACTGATGGAGGCTTCCGATATCCGACCAGTAGCCTTCTGCCGGGTAGCCATACAATGGCCGCTCTTCTTTCATCAGGAGAGGGAACAAGTCTTTGCTGAAATCCGTCTGAAAATCCTTCTCCATATATTGAAAAATTTCCGGTTCGAGGACATAAATGCCGGTGTTGACTGTATCGCTGAATACTTCATTCCAGCTTGGTTTTTCAAGGAAACGGATGATCTCTCCGTTCTGATTGGTCATGATGACGCCGTATTCAAGCGGAGATTCGACCTGTTTCATAAAGATCGTAACGAGAGAGTCCTTTTCCTGATGGTATTGGATTCCCTTTAGTAGATCAAAATCCGTCAAGGCATCACCGCTGATCACGATGAAGCGCTCATCCAAGAAATCTTCTGCGTTTTTAATGCTCCCTGCTGTCCCTAGCGGCGTCGTTTCCTCAAAATAATGAAGGTTAACGCCAAAGTCACTGCCATCTCCAAAATAATTTTTGATGGCCTCTGGCATATAATGAAGCGTTACTGCGATATCCGTGATGCCATATTTTTTCAGCAGCTCAATGCTGTACTCCATTACGGGTTTATGCAGCAGCGGCACCATTGGTTTAGGCAGATTGCAAGTCAGTGGACGAAGACGGGTTCCTTTTCCCCCAGCCATTATTACACCTTTCATTATACACAGCCCCTTATACCGGATTTTTCTAAACATTGTTCATACAGTACGCTTGTTTGTTGAGCAATTTCTTTCCAGTTAAATACGGTTTCCGCTTCTCTCTTGCCGTTGATGGCGAGAGTGCGCCTTAAAGGCTCATCTTGAGCAAGCGTCAGGACTGCCCATGCCAGACTTTCCGGATTGCCGGGATAGATTTTCAGCCCGGTCTCTTCATGGCGGATAATGTCTCTCAGTCCGCCCGTATCTGAAACAACGGTGGCTTTTCCTGCCACCATCCCTTCCAGGGCAACAATGCCGAATGGTTCATACAGGCTCGGAAATAACGCAATATCGCATTCCGACAGGATCCGGTTTCTGTCATCATCTGATACAAAACCGGTAAAAGTAACGTAGCCTTCAAGTCCCTCCCTATGAATTCGATCGCGATATTCATCCAGCATCGGACCTTTGCCGGAAATCATAAACTTGATGTTGCCCATCCTCTGTTTGACCAGATGTGCGGCTTCGATGATGGTCTGGAATCCTTTTTCTTTTACTACACGCCCTACTGAGAAAACAAGAATTTCATGGTGCTCTTTAAAACGGAAACCATCCAAAACCTCTTCTGTCTGAATCAGTTCAGGATCAACCCCGTTTGGAAGGATATGAATCTTTTCTTCAGGTAACCTGAACACCGAGGCAACTTCTTTTTTCATATATGGGCTGCACACAATGACTTGGCTCGCTTCATAGCAAAGTTCCCACTCTTTTTGATTGATCTCATATTGAAGGGCGTTATGAATACCATTGTTGCGGCCATGTTCGGTCGCATGGATCGTCGCGATCAGCGGGATATTCAGTTCCTGCTTTAATCCTTTAGCGGCCACACTGACAAGCCAGTCATGGGCATGAATGCAATCAAAATCATTTTTTTTGGAAAGCTCTCTCCCTTGATCGGCGATCGCAAGGTTCAGGCTGCCCGTCCAGTGGAAGAACTCCTCGGTCTGAGGCTGATTAGACCTTACTCGATAAACGTATATTCCCTGGTTGATCTCATAGTCAGGATAACCGTCTATATGGCATGTGACGACATGCACCTCGTGGCCTTGTTTAACTAGCGTTTTGGCTAGATCAAATACATGACGGGCGAGCCCGCCGACTACCATTGGCGGAAACTCCCAGGATAGCATAAGGATTTTTCGTTTTTCTTGTTCAGGCTTCTGGTTGTAATGCTGCTGTATATAGAGGTCATGCGGAGTTTCAAAATAACTTGTATCAATACTTTTTAAAAATGGAAAATCCTTTTCAAAAGCTTCGATTGATGCAGTAGTATTTGGAGTTTGCTGTAACAGTTCCTTGATGGTATGGAATCGTTCAATATGGGTTTTAAAACGCTCATTGGCATACTGTGCTGATGTTTCATTATCAATGATAAAGGCCCAGTCTGAGCTGGCAGCCAGCATCCATTCCCTAATCAACTGTTGAACGTAGCGTTTTGTAACAGGTGTGAGCGGCGAGTGCTGAGCAACGGCTGATATGATCTCTCTTTCACATTTATGCAGATGCCGGTACATCCACGCATTCTTCTCATTTAACCAGACTTCTCCGTATTCATTGCGTCCCCAAGTTGAAAAAGAAGCGTGTACAGTTTCAAGGTCACGGTAATGGCGGGTGATGAATTCAGATGGAGTAATCCATTCTACTCTTCCGGCACTTGCCTGCTGAAACGCAGAGATCCAATCTGTACCCTCGAACCACCAGTGCCCGAACAATTCAGCATCAAAAGGTGCCGTAATAAGATGAGGAGGGAAGCATTCGTCTTCCTTTTCTCTGAGCCGGGTTTCTATTGTCTCTGTAAAGTGCTCTGCGTGCTGTCTTATTTTTCCTTCTGCCCATTCACGGACATAGATCTGTTTATCTTCGACGGGACCTGTGATCCGGTGATATTTCAGGCCGGTATCGATCCTGATTCCTTCTGGATGGATATGAGGAAGGATATAATCAAGCTCCCTGTTATAGGCGATATCCCGGTAAAATTCACGGTAGTCTACATCACCCGGATAACCGTTCACCGAACTCCATACTTTTCCTGATATTTCGCGGTTTCTTGGAAATAGTGCCACTCCATGCGGCGAGTAGACGGGGGAACCGATGCCTCGTGCAGATTTGGGGCTGCTGTTCAGGAGCGTTTGTTCATCGACAAATGTGTACAGGATACCTTTCTGATGGAGCAGCTGATCGATGCCGGGAGTGTACGCACACTCCGGGAGCCAGAATCCTTTAGGTCTTTCTCCGAAATGATGTTTA
This genomic stretch from Fictibacillus marinisediminis harbors:
- a CDS encoding DUF92 domain-containing protein, which encodes MGWFVFGIILGCFVFAAFKLKMLTLSGAIASWGMGMVVYGAFGFSGLSILLLFFISSSLLSKWEKVKKQQIRTLVKESKGRDAGQVFANGGGAFFAGAGYLMFPHPFWLLLLLGSLAEAAADTWASEVGVLSRAKPYHILRRQRVEKGISGAVSPLGLTAAALGSFVISVAGAILFFHGGRAFIVFLAVGIAGFFGNVLDTLIGGTIQLSYRCKVCGIEVEEADHCGVKCSKLKGWPAVTNNTVNFVSSAAAGLATGVLILWL
- a CDS encoding 5-formyltetrahydrofolate cyclo-ligase, with the protein product MEKKNLRKEMKNKLLSLDSTLHKTKSKDIARQLFNMPLWSNAKHIGITISRGFEVDTREIIKKAWVEGKEVSVPKCSTDGERAMDFYKITSFEDLENVYMDLYEPIRSKTQLSSAYNIELMIVPGLIFSPEGYRIGFGGGFYDRYLASYEGNTVSLAFDFQLSHSIPVEPFDIPVQWIVSDLGVHKAEF
- the rpmG gene encoding 50S ribosomal protein L33 — translated: MRVNITLACTETGDRNYITKKNKRNNPERLELKKYSPRLKKYTLHRETK
- a CDS encoding glycoside hydrolase family 15 protein — translated: MPRQLVAGNGKILVNIDQHLQIRDIYYPYVGQQNHVQGHANKVGIWSDGHFSWLSSELWSVHTDYHKDSLVTCCTAENKQMGIRLVFEDGVHQRENMFLRRIKVTNTSKKEKKIRLFFHQDLNIYETEVGDTAFYAPDSRSIIHYKKNRYFLFNALFGDNGISQYTTGIKRFQSAEGTWKDAEDGSLHINPIAQGSVDSTFSVEHEVRGEETVEAFYWMTIGRNREEILALNEYIKEIGPSLTIDKIMIYWRRWANKSPLPDTDLEEEILALYKRSLLIVRTQTNENGYIMAANDSDIQQYNRDHYSYMWPRDGALVAAAIAKAGYQGMVKNFYRRCAEVLTKEGFLHHKYNPDGSIGSSWHPTVGKDGKEQLPIQEDETALVLWAFWEHYKETGDIEFAQSLYRSLVRPGARFLLQFMDEELDLPNPSYDLWEERRGIFSFTCSAVYGGLMAAHSFALLFGEDDRAARYKAGAERVKKGMENHLYDQEAGRFLRGIYLNEENREITKDYTIESSMYGLFAFGVFSVNDGRVQSTMEAIERELYIKTPIGGVARYFNDYYFQQTHEVEKVPGNPWLICTLWLAKWKIAAAVDRNGLKQCREYLHWVVSHAFSSGVLPEQLHPFSGEPLSVAPLTWSHATFVDVVVDYIQAYERLE
- a CDS encoding sugar phosphate nucleotidyltransferase, encoding MKGVIMAGGKGTRLRPLTCNLPKPMVPLLHKPVMEYSIELLKKYGITDIAVTLHYMPEAIKNYFGDGSDFGVNLHYFEETTPLGTAGSIKNAEDFLDERFIVISGDALTDFDLLKGIQYHQEKDSLVTIFMKQVESPLEYGVIMTNQNGEIIRFLEKPSWNEVFSDTVNTGIYVLEPEIFQYMEKDFQTDFSKDLFPLLMKEERPLYGYPAEGYWSDIGSLHQYRQSHRDMLDGLVNLPFSGHEIDQGIWVGNNVVIEDGAKLERPVHIADGTVVRAGADIKSYSVIGRNNVISSKASLKKSILWHDVYVGSESELRGATIANGTMVEQGAAIYEHAVVGNHCKIGKRSTLKPEVKIWPEKEIYDEALVHTSLIWGRKATKSLFGSRGVSGIANVEITPDYIARLASAYGAVLPHGSNIAIASDSHSFSGMIKQAFIQGLLSSGVNTLDTSPTVAPVVRFAIEMDNLQGGVYIRFSNRGGEKQVFIEFYDHKGLPIHPDQERKIENAYWQEDYRRAAFDMIGKGTYNNYKNEEYIEALLQTVNKKRIRNSKFRIVVNYNHQPYLSFIPILFHKLDCEFLTVPSETGPEEMASFVRVTNANLGILVGEAGETLSLITESGKLLDEETMLSLYVLVTFYEGKQNEMAIPVYGSSDLDSLAGRLNGRLIRTKANPRSIMEVGSGVMNFQYDAQFALIHILEMMATQKITLSELVGLLPNVNMLREYVPCPWDKKGKVMRKLMEDIRDNNVELVDGIKVFHPEGGWTLILPDVEQPVFTVYSQGSNMDQAKEAAAEFIDKIRLYQKV
- a CDS encoding 1,4-alpha-glucan branching protein domain-containing protein gives rise to the protein MKSGYFTFILHAHLPYVKHREANRLEERWVFEAMTETYIPLLWVLERQPEGFTWSISFSPPVMEMLSDPVLQRRYLEYLDSTENLIKKEKLRTLDQDEAKAIQFYSERYKNIRDTFFKWNQNLLNGFKHYHSAGAVECFTTAATHTFLPYVQTHEALHAQIDMGIATFKHHFGERPKGFWLPECAYTPGIDQLLHQKGILYTFVDEQTLLNSSPKSARGIGSPVYSPHGVALFPRNREISGKVWSSVNGYPGDVDYREFYRDIAYNRELDYILPHIHPEGIRIDTGLKYHRITGPVEDKQIYVREWAEGKIRQHAEHFTETIETRLREKEDECFPPHLITAPFDAELFGHWWFEGTDWISAFQQASAGRVEWITPSEFITRHYRDLETVHASFSTWGRNEYGEVWLNEKNAWMYRHLHKCEREIISAVAQHSPLTPVTKRYVQQLIREWMLAASSDWAFIIDNETSAQYANERFKTHIERFHTIKELLQQTPNTTASIEAFEKDFPFLKSIDTSYFETPHDLYIQQHYNQKPEQEKRKILMLSWEFPPMVVGGLARHVFDLAKTLVKQGHEVHVVTCHIDGYPDYEINQGIYVYRVRSNQPQTEEFFHWTGSLNLAIADQGRELSKKNDFDCIHAHDWLVSVAAKGLKQELNIPLIATIHATEHGRNNGIHNALQYEINQKEWELCYEASQVIVCSPYMKKEVASVFRLPEEKIHILPNGVDPELIQTEEVLDGFRFKEHHEILVFSVGRVVKEKGFQTIIEAAHLVKQRMGNIKFMISGKGPMLDEYRDRIHREGLEGYVTFTGFVSDDDRNRILSECDIALFPSLYEPFGIVALEGMVAGKATVVSDTGGLRDIIRHEETGLKIYPGNPESLAWAVLTLAQDEPLRRTLAINGKREAETVFNWKEIAQQTSVLYEQCLEKSGIRGCV